A window of Esox lucius isolate fEsoLuc1 chromosome 18, fEsoLuc1.pri, whole genome shotgun sequence contains these coding sequences:
- the ninj2 gene encoding ninjurin-2 isoform X1, which yields MPMMQATRGQAERQVGGTLNLNHYATKKTLAESMLDVALLMANASQLKAVLEQGPQFRYYITVLVLIGSSLLLQVLAGVLFVAMARKDLNNVANQRKLDIMNNVATGLVFITTIINVFITAFGVQKTGLYLKT from the exons GTTGGGGGCACACTGAATCTGAACCACTATGCCACAAAGAAGACATTAGCAGAGAGCATGCTGGACGTTGCCCTATTGATGGCTAATGCTTCCCAACTGAAAGCAGTTCTGGAACAAGGCCCACAATTCAG GTACTACATCACAGTTCTGGTCCTCATTGGATCTTCACTGCTTTTGCAGGTACTGGCTGGTGTCCTGTTTGTTGCCATGG CTCGTAAGGACCTGAACAATGTAGCCAACCAGAGGAAACTGGATATTATGAATAATGTGGCCACTGGACTAGtcttcatcaccaccatcattaATGTCTTCATCACCGCGTTTGGAGTACAGAAGACCGGACTGTACCTAAAAACCTAG
- the ninj2 gene encoding ninjurin-2 isoform X2: protein MLDVALLMANASQLKAVLEQGPQFRYYITVLVLIGSSLLLQVLAGVLFVAMARKDLNNVANQRKLDIMNNVATGLVFITTIINVFITAFGVQKTGLYLKT from the exons ATGCTGGACGTTGCCCTATTGATGGCTAATGCTTCCCAACTGAAAGCAGTTCTGGAACAAGGCCCACAATTCAG GTACTACATCACAGTTCTGGTCCTCATTGGATCTTCACTGCTTTTGCAGGTACTGGCTGGTGTCCTGTTTGTTGCCATGG CTCGTAAGGACCTGAACAATGTAGCCAACCAGAGGAAACTGGATATTATGAATAATGTGGCCACTGGACTAGtcttcatcaccaccatcattaATGTCTTCATCACCGCGTTTGGAGTACAGAAGACCGGACTGTACCTAAAAACCTAG